A part of Variovorax sp. HW608 genomic DNA contains:
- a CDS encoding redoxin family protein, translated as MLTILVAFLGGVLTIVSPCILPVLPFVFARRAGSFRAHTLPLLASMAVAFTAVTSLAAVSGAWVVTLNEGARYAAMGLLALFGLALLLPSVGDWISRPLVTLGSRMVDARPGRPDASSLLPIGLGIGTGLLWAPCAGPILGLLLTGAALNGVNVQTSLLLLSFGCGAAAALAATLWLGRGMATALRRFLPVADGLRRLAGAAVLVGVAMTALGWNTTLLSRFSTPGTTRLEQQLVDRIRQAGSPAEPAATSGPLASLRDADEWINTPSLGAPDLDGKVVLVDFWTYSCINCLRTLPHLKAWAGKYKDAGLVVVGVHSPEFAFEKKASNVRNAVGDLGIRYPVALDSQFRIWRSFGNQSWPAFYLLDGRGRVRYEVAGEHDYERTEQAIRRLLSEAGHTFPGSGPVHPEARGVEAPPQLSTLYSGESYLGYAKATDFAPGATRANRDRDAAYMPATELGANQWTLAGPWRLESERAVTTGKSSRVIHRFRARDLHMVLGPSDDGQPVHIRVTLDGHPPLADHGSDINAQGEGIIDRQKLYQLIRQAAPDKDRIFEIEFLEPGAEAYAFTFG; from the coding sequence ATGTTGACCATCCTTGTTGCCTTCCTCGGTGGCGTCCTCACGATCGTGAGCCCGTGCATCCTGCCCGTCCTGCCTTTCGTGTTCGCGCGCCGGGCGGGCTCGTTCCGGGCGCACACGTTGCCGCTTCTTGCCAGCATGGCCGTCGCGTTCACGGCGGTCACCAGCCTGGCGGCGGTCAGCGGCGCCTGGGTGGTGACGCTCAACGAGGGCGCGCGCTATGCCGCGATGGGGCTGCTGGCGCTTTTCGGACTCGCGCTCCTCCTGCCTTCGGTGGGCGACTGGATCAGCAGGCCGCTGGTGACCTTGGGCAGCCGCATGGTCGACGCGAGACCCGGGCGGCCCGATGCTTCCTCGCTCCTGCCCATCGGGCTGGGCATTGGCACGGGCCTGCTGTGGGCGCCGTGCGCGGGCCCGATCCTGGGACTGCTGCTCACCGGCGCCGCGCTCAACGGTGTGAACGTCCAGACGTCCTTGCTGCTGCTTTCCTTCGGATGTGGCGCGGCTGCGGCACTGGCCGCGACCCTCTGGCTGGGGCGCGGAATGGCGACGGCCCTGCGGCGCTTCCTGCCGGTGGCCGACGGCCTGCGCCGGCTGGCCGGCGCCGCCGTACTTGTCGGCGTCGCCATGACGGCACTCGGTTGGAACACGACGCTGCTCTCGCGCTTCTCCACGCCGGGCACCACGCGGCTGGAACAGCAGCTGGTCGACCGCATCCGTCAAGCCGGCTCGCCTGCCGAGCCGGCCGCAACAAGCGGACCGCTCGCGTCGCTGCGCGATGCCGACGAGTGGATCAACACGCCGTCGCTCGGCGCGCCCGACCTCGACGGAAAGGTCGTGCTGGTTGACTTCTGGACCTACTCGTGCATCAACTGCCTGCGCACGCTCCCCCACCTCAAAGCCTGGGCCGGGAAGTACAAGGATGCGGGCCTGGTGGTGGTCGGCGTGCACTCGCCGGAGTTCGCCTTCGAGAAGAAGGCGTCCAACGTGCGCAACGCCGTCGGGGACCTGGGCATCCGGTACCCTGTGGCCCTGGACAGCCAGTTCAGGATCTGGCGCTCGTTCGGCAACCAGTCCTGGCCCGCCTTCTATCTGCTCGATGGCCGGGGACGCGTCCGCTACGAAGTCGCGGGCGAGCATGACTACGAGCGGACGGAGCAGGCGATCCGGCGCCTTCTTTCCGAGGCAGGGCACACATTCCCCGGCAGTGGACCCGTCCACCCTGAGGCCCGTGGCGTCGAGGCGCCCCCGCAGCTGTCGACGCTCTACTCCGGCGAGAGCTACCTGGGCTACGCGAAGGCGACGGACTTCGCGCCGGGCGCCACGCGCGCCAACCGCGACCGGGACGCGGCCTACATGCCCGCAACCGAACTGGGCGCCAACCAGTGGACGCTGGCCGGCCCCTGGCGGCTGGAGTCCGAGCGCGCGGTGACGACCGGAAAGAGCAGCCGCGTGATCCATCGCTTTCGCGCACGCGACCTGCACATGGTGCTGGGCCCATCCGACGACGGGCAGCCTGTGCACATCCGCGTCACCCTCGACGGCCACCCGCCGCTTGCCGACCACGGCTCGGACATCAACGCCCAGGGAGAAGGCATCATCGACCGGCAGAAGCTCTACCAGCTCATTCGCCAGGCAGCACCGGACAAGGACCGGATCTTCGAGATCGAGTTCTTGGAGCCCGGCGCCGAGGCCTACGCCTTCACCTTCGGCTGA
- a CDS encoding Ohr family peroxiredoxin: MPPRIQKILLTGKTHTTVSQNRASSSGEDRLDIELSTPNNPNLVHAFEGVQAHPTAEQLFSGAWSACYISALDVIAKQMKVRLPSYRAVDLEVDLGMSGSAYLLQARLNVFLPGLDKALAEEIAHSADEICPYSKATRGNVHMTLNVLTS; this comes from the coding sequence ATGCCTCCCCGAATCCAGAAAATCCTCTTGACCGGCAAGACTCACACGACCGTCTCGCAGAACAGGGCCTCCAGTAGCGGCGAAGACCGTCTCGACATCGAGCTTTCCACGCCCAACAACCCGAACCTGGTCCACGCCTTCGAGGGCGTCCAGGCGCACCCGACCGCCGAGCAGCTCTTCTCCGGTGCCTGGTCCGCCTGCTACATCAGCGCGCTGGATGTCATCGCCAAGCAGATGAAGGTGCGGTTGCCCAGCTACCGGGCCGTCGACCTGGAGGTGGACCTGGGCATGTCCGGCAGCGCCTATCTGCTGCAGGCCAGGCTGAACGTGTTCCTGCCCGGCCTAGACAAGGCCCTGGCGGAGGAGATCGCCCATTCCGCCGACGAGATCTGCCCGTACTCGAAGGCCACCCGGGGAAACGTCCACATGACGCTGAACGTCCTGACGTCCTGA
- a CDS encoding TolC family protein, with product MQQALAANTDLRAAAGNIERALAGQDYADAARNPTTSLQATTTYSRRSAEEELRPGKALSNNFVYGLGAGIAYQVDLFGQISRTIESADADTGAARAAYDATRVTVVAETTRAYLDVCSCGREIAVAQRSVALLEKSTELTRALVRAGRGSTLDTTRASNAQKRVALYRLAVLTGHAPEDFPHAVQSCDQEPQLARPIPVRDGASLLRRRPDIRRSEFELHSATARIGVATALPEGHAGCIDRLGRTQ from the coding sequence GTGCAGCAAGCCTTGGCGGCCAACACCGATCTGCGCGCCGCGGCGGGAAACATCGAACGCGCCCTCGCGGGGCAGGACTATGCCGACGCCGCGCGCAATCCGACCACCAGCCTGCAGGCTACGACCACCTATTCGCGCCGATCGGCAGAGGAGGAACTCAGGCCCGGCAAGGCGCTCTCGAACAATTTCGTCTACGGCCTTGGGGCCGGCATCGCCTACCAGGTCGATCTGTTCGGCCAGATCTCGCGAACCATCGAATCGGCGGACGCCGACACGGGTGCCGCGCGCGCCGCCTACGACGCGACCAGGGTGACGGTGGTCGCGGAAACCACCCGCGCCTATCTCGATGTCTGCTCGTGCGGGCGCGAGATCGCCGTGGCGCAGCGTTCGGTGGCGCTGCTGGAGAAGAGCACGGAGCTCACCCGGGCACTGGTCCGCGCGGGCCGCGGGAGCACGCTGGACACCACTCGCGCATCGAATGCGCAGAAGCGAGTGGCGCTCTACCGACTGGCGGTGCTGACCGGACATGCGCCCGAAGACTTCCCGCACGCAGTCCAGTCCTGCGATCAGGAACCGCAGTTGGCGCGTCCGATTCCTGTCCGCGACGGTGCCAGCCTCCTGCGTCGTCGCCCCGACATCCGGCGCAGCGAGTTCGAACTGCATTCGGCGACCGCCCGCATCGGCGTCGCCACGGCTCTACCCGAAGGTCACGCTGGGTGCATCGATCGGCTCGGTCGGACTCAATAA
- a CDS encoding thioredoxin family protein: MKDSTRHRLTAGVFLGCTLLAACNAAVDAPLPAAAEGSRKEAARAPAAPEFQGLDTWFNSQPLSLEKLRGKVVLVDFWTFDCINCLNHMPYVKEWHSKYKNQGLVVVGIHTPEFAYEKPAGNVRKAIERLGIEHAVAQDNEYKTWKAFGNQYWPATYLIDKNGRIVYSHFGEGRYGETERRIQALLAEPAPAAGS, from the coding sequence ATGAAAGACTCGACACGCCACCGGCTTACCGCCGGCGTCTTCCTCGGCTGCACCCTGCTTGCCGCCTGCAATGCGGCCGTGGATGCCCCGCTGCCCGCCGCGGCCGAGGGCTCGAGGAAGGAGGCGGCCCGGGCACCCGCGGCCCCCGAGTTCCAGGGCCTGGACACCTGGTTTAACTCCCAACCGCTCTCACTCGAGAAGCTGCGAGGCAAGGTGGTGCTCGTCGACTTCTGGACCTTCGACTGCATCAATTGCCTCAACCACATGCCCTACGTGAAAGAATGGCACAGCAAGTACAAGAACCAGGGCCTGGTCGTCGTGGGCATCCACACCCCCGAGTTCGCATACGAGAAGCCCGCCGGGAATGTCCGGAAGGCGATCGAAAGGCTCGGCATCGAGCATGCCGTGGCCCAGGACAACGAGTACAAGACCTGGAAGGCCTTCGGCAACCAGTACTGGCCGGCGACCTACCTGATCGACAAGAACGGCCGCATCGTCTACAGCCATTTCGGGGAGGGGCGCTACGGCGAGACCGAGCGCAGGATCCAGGCGCTGCTTGCCGAACCCGCGCCCGCCGCGGGGAGCTGA
- a CDS encoding alkene reductase translates to MPSLFDPLSLGSVQLPNRIVMAPLTRLRAAAPVHVPNQFMAQYYVQRASAGLIITEGVPVSPQAIGYPNVPGIWTKEQVAGWRRISDAVHTAGGRMFMQLWHVGRISDPQYLGGDLPVAPSAIAAPDHVFLLSPKRPFVVPRALAVEEIPGIIESFRFAAQNAKLAGFDGVTLHGGNGYLLDQFLQDGTNHRTDGYGGSVQRRARLMLEVTDAVADVWGADRVGMHLAPRAPNHGVSDSHPETTFGYVASELGKRGLAFLFIRETRGPGALLEKLKREFGGAIIANDGFDFTAGAEAVKQGLADAVAFGKDYIANPDLVHRFKIGAPLNPVVAETIYDLPASGARGYTDYPSLGVSSL, encoded by the coding sequence ATGCCCAGCCTTTTCGATCCTCTCAGCCTCGGCAGTGTCCAGTTGCCGAATCGCATCGTCATGGCGCCACTCACGCGATTGCGGGCCGCGGCGCCCGTGCACGTGCCAAATCAGTTCATGGCCCAGTACTACGTACAGCGGGCGAGTGCGGGATTGATCATCACCGAAGGCGTACCGGTGTCGCCTCAGGCGATCGGCTACCCGAATGTTCCAGGGATCTGGACCAAGGAGCAGGTGGCCGGGTGGCGGCGCATTAGCGATGCGGTCCACACTGCCGGAGGGCGGATGTTCATGCAGCTGTGGCACGTGGGACGTATCTCGGACCCGCAATACCTGGGCGGCGATCTGCCGGTGGCGCCGAGTGCGATCGCGGCGCCGGACCATGTGTTCCTGCTGAGCCCGAAACGGCCGTTCGTGGTTCCCCGTGCGCTGGCGGTCGAGGAGATTCCTGGAATCATCGAGTCGTTTCGCTTTGCGGCGCAAAACGCGAAGCTGGCTGGCTTCGATGGCGTAACCCTTCACGGAGGCAACGGCTATTTGCTCGACCAGTTTCTCCAGGATGGCACGAACCACCGGACCGACGGCTACGGAGGCAGCGTGCAGCGGCGTGCTCGGCTTATGCTCGAAGTCACCGACGCCGTCGCGGACGTCTGGGGCGCGGACAGAGTCGGCATGCACCTCGCGCCACGCGCTCCGAACCACGGCGTGTCTGACAGCCATCCAGAGACGACGTTCGGCTATGTGGCGTCGGAACTGGGCAAGCGCGGGCTAGCATTCCTCTTCATCCGCGAGACTCGCGGGCCGGGTGCGCTCCTGGAAAAGCTCAAACGCGAGTTCGGCGGCGCCATCATCGCCAACGATGGCTTCGACTTCACTGCAGGGGCCGAGGCTGTGAAGCAGGGATTGGCCGACGCTGTCGCATTCGGCAAGGACTACATCGCGAATCCCGACCTCGTGCACCGCTTCAAGATCGGCGCGCCGCTGAACCCGGTAGTAGCAGAGACGATCTACGACCTCCCGGCGTCGGGAGCCCGGGGCTACACGGACTATCCGTCGCTGGGCGTATCAAGCCTATGA
- a CDS encoding xanthine dehydrogenase family protein molybdopterin-binding subunit, whose protein sequence is MITDRIQDGASMPGSFGVSRRTLLSASLAGTGGLLIGVGVLSASEADAAQTAAGAPFTPNAFVRIDPDGRVTLTMPYVEMGQGTYTSIPMLIAEELEVDLTTVHVEHAPPNDKLYANPLLGLQATGNSNAIRGAFEPMRRAGATARVMLIETAAQRWKVDAATCRAAHGEVTHGPSGRKAKYGALAADAARLPVPEKVALKPVDGFKLIGTPAKRLDTPSKVNGTAKFGIDALLPNMKVATLAQSPVFGGRLRSVDDSKAMAVHGVRQVVRLPDCVAVVADHMGAAKKGLAALVIEWDNGSNANLSTADIVEAMTKASAGPAAVARSEGDNAKAMQGAATRLEAVYELPFLIHAAMEPMNCTVHVRPDSCEVWVGSQVLSRAQAAAAAVTGLPVEKVTVHNHLLGGGFGRRLEVDGVTRAVQIAKQVDGPVKVVWTREEDVQHDMYRPYFYDRVAAGLDAQGRPVAWSHRITGSSIVKRWAPPLFSKGLDPETVDGAVHPPYDLPNILVEYVNHEPPIPTAFWRGVGPAHNVFVVESFVDEMAAAAKQDPVVYRSSLLGDNPRAKAAIQLAAEKAGWGSPLPAGQARGVSLQFAFDSYLAVVAEVDVSKDGDVAVKRVVCAIDTGVVVNPDTVQAQLQSAVIFGISAALYGQATLKNGRIEQSNFHDYRVLRINEAPVVDTFIVKSTAAPGGIGEAGTAAIFPAITNAIFAATGRRIRKLPVDSDSLKRA, encoded by the coding sequence ATGATCACCGATCGCATCCAGGACGGTGCCTCCATGCCAGGCTCCTTCGGAGTCTCCCGCAGGACCTTGCTGTCCGCCAGCCTCGCGGGGACTGGCGGCCTCCTCATCGGCGTGGGAGTTCTGTCGGCCTCGGAAGCCGACGCGGCGCAGACGGCGGCTGGCGCCCCCTTCACGCCGAATGCATTCGTGCGCATCGACCCCGATGGCAGGGTGACGCTCACGATGCCGTACGTCGAGATGGGGCAAGGCACCTACACATCGATCCCGATGCTGATCGCCGAGGAGTTGGAGGTCGACCTCACGACGGTACACGTCGAGCATGCGCCGCCAAACGACAAGCTGTACGCCAATCCGCTCCTCGGCTTGCAGGCAACGGGCAATTCCAATGCCATCCGAGGCGCCTTCGAGCCGATGCGACGTGCCGGGGCAACCGCTCGCGTCATGTTGATCGAGACCGCTGCACAACGCTGGAAAGTCGACGCAGCGACCTGTCGGGCGGCGCACGGTGAAGTGACGCATGGCCCGAGCGGCAGGAAGGCCAAATACGGTGCGCTGGCTGCCGATGCGGCCAGGCTGCCAGTCCCCGAGAAGGTGGCCCTGAAGCCGGTAGACGGGTTCAAGTTGATCGGCACACCTGCCAAGCGCCTGGACACTCCGTCCAAGGTGAACGGCACGGCAAAGTTCGGCATTGATGCGTTGCTCCCCAACATGAAGGTCGCCACGCTGGCGCAATCTCCGGTATTCGGTGGACGCCTGCGCAGCGTCGACGACAGCAAGGCCATGGCCGTCCACGGCGTGCGGCAGGTCGTGCGACTTCCCGACTGCGTGGCTGTGGTCGCCGACCACATGGGCGCCGCAAAGAAAGGCCTCGCTGCGTTGGTCATCGAATGGGACAACGGATCGAACGCCAATCTTTCGACCGCCGACATCGTGGAAGCGATGACGAAAGCATCTGCCGGACCGGCGGCGGTGGCGCGCAGCGAAGGCGACAACGCCAAGGCCATGCAAGGCGCGGCCACTCGCCTTGAGGCCGTCTATGAGTTGCCCTTCCTCATCCACGCCGCGATGGAACCGATGAACTGCACCGTTCACGTGCGCCCGGACAGTTGCGAAGTCTGGGTCGGCAGTCAGGTCCTCAGTCGTGCACAAGCGGCGGCTGCGGCCGTCACCGGATTGCCGGTAGAAAAGGTGACGGTGCACAACCACCTCCTCGGTGGTGGCTTCGGGCGCCGGCTGGAGGTCGATGGCGTCACGCGCGCGGTGCAGATCGCCAAACAGGTCGACGGCCCGGTGAAGGTCGTGTGGACGCGTGAAGAAGACGTCCAGCACGACATGTATCGACCGTACTTCTACGACCGTGTCGCCGCCGGTCTTGATGCACAAGGACGCCCGGTGGCCTGGAGCCATCGCATCACGGGTTCTTCCATCGTCAAGCGCTGGGCACCGCCGCTCTTCAGCAAAGGCCTTGATCCGGAGACGGTGGACGGCGCGGTCCACCCGCCCTACGACTTGCCGAACATCCTGGTTGAATACGTCAACCACGAACCGCCGATCCCCACCGCGTTCTGGCGCGGCGTGGGTCCTGCGCACAACGTTTTCGTCGTCGAAAGCTTTGTCGACGAGATGGCTGCGGCGGCAAAACAAGACCCGGTCGTCTATCGAAGCTCGCTGCTTGGAGACAATCCGCGGGCCAAGGCGGCGATTCAACTCGCGGCCGAGAAAGCCGGCTGGGGATCGCCACTGCCAGCCGGCCAGGCTCGCGGCGTATCCCTGCAATTCGCGTTCGACAGCTACCTTGCTGTGGTGGCCGAAGTGGACGTCTCCAAGGACGGCGACGTGGCGGTGAAACGCGTGGTCTGCGCCATCGATACCGGCGTTGTGGTCAACCCCGACACGGTGCAGGCGCAATTGCAAAGTGCCGTCATCTTCGGCATCTCGGCTGCTCTGTATGGGCAGGCAACCTTGAAGAACGGGCGCATCGAGCAATCAAACTTCCACGACTATCGCGTGCTGCGCATCAACGAGGCGCCGGTGGTCGACACATTCATCGTCAAAAGCACGGCGGCACCGGGCGGCATCGGAGAGGCGGGGACCGCCGCGATTTTCCCTGCGATCACCAATGCGATCTTCGCGGCGACGGGTCGGCGCATCCGCAAGCTGCCCGTCGATTCCGACTCGCTCAAGCGCGCCTGA
- the istB gene encoding IS21-like element helper ATPase IstB has product MAKTTPLTTREQLHALLHELNFKGMERVLDAELERAERDGAPAAELVQRLLAEQASFQRERAMVNRLTRAHLPWQWTIDTFPFKQQPGVNKAQIQGLAGLDFVRRAENLVLIGGTGTGKTGIALALLRQACVNGWRGRFYNAQTLFDELYASLADRSTTKLLTALSRTQPLVIDELGYLNLKSEQVNAFFRLMDQRYGRVSTILTTNLDYPAWYGLFDNKPLVDALLDRLQHHCITIRITGPSLRAAAAPDAPPSPTPKADHKPQPRAQ; this is encoded by the coding sequence ATGGCCAAGACGACACCCCTGACGACGCGTGAGCAGCTGCACGCGCTGCTGCACGAGTTGAACTTCAAGGGCATGGAGCGCGTCCTCGACGCCGAGCTCGAGCGCGCCGAGCGCGATGGCGCGCCGGCGGCCGAACTCGTGCAGCGCCTGCTCGCCGAGCAGGCCTCGTTCCAGCGTGAGCGCGCCATGGTCAATCGGCTGACCCGGGCGCACCTACCCTGGCAGTGGACCATCGACACCTTCCCCTTCAAACAGCAGCCCGGCGTGAACAAGGCGCAGATCCAGGGTCTGGCCGGCCTGGACTTCGTGCGACGCGCCGAGAACCTGGTTCTGATCGGCGGGACCGGTACGGGCAAAACGGGCATCGCGCTGGCCCTGCTGCGCCAGGCCTGCGTGAACGGCTGGCGCGGGCGCTTCTACAACGCGCAGACGCTGTTCGACGAGCTGTACGCCTCGCTGGCCGATCGCTCCACGACGAAGCTGCTCACGGCACTCAGTCGCACTCAGCCTCTGGTAATTGACGAGCTCGGCTATCTGAACCTGAAAAGCGAACAGGTCAACGCATTCTTCCGACTCATGGACCAGCGCTACGGGCGCGTGAGCACCATTCTGACGACCAACCTTGACTACCCCGCGTGGTATGGCTTGTTCGACAACAAGCCCTTGGTCGATGCGCTGCTGGACCGACTGCAGCACCACTGCATCACCATCCGCATCACCGGGCCGTCCCTGCGCGCCGCCGCCGCGCCCGATGCGCCACCCTCACCAACCCCCAAGGCCGACCACAAGCCCCAGCCAAGGGCTCAGTGA
- a CDS encoding Mu transposase domain-containing protein, with the protein MTPIEMRNAVLTLQQQGTGLRETARLLGLSRNTVRRILREPAVRAARVGAVNEAMRQRLAQVYARADGNAVRMGQILAEEHDQQLPYSTLTRWVRQAELREPPKRSGEYHFEPGQEMQHDTSPHRVEVAGKKIKAQCAGLTLAYSRRLLVQYYPAFTRFEAKHFLLLAAQFMDGTCGRCVIDNTSVVLAGGCGAHAVIAPEMAAFAHSLGFKFLAHRINDPNRKSRIERPFRWVESNFLPGRSFASFDDLNAQALRWCIEVANAKPKRSLGMSPEAAYVMEKPHLRSLPAVVPAVYDVFDRVVDLYGFVSVDTNRYSVPERLVGKTVTIYKHYARIEIHYRRVPVASHPRLVGVRDARHTLPGHHTVPRRAPRQPALHAQLLCGEHPTLDRYVAALGTHLHGRGTRALNRLLQLKRSYPPQPFLAAVEQALKYGLFDLSRLETLVLRHVAGDFFALDDDGQDDTPDDA; encoded by the coding sequence ATGACGCCGATCGAGATGCGCAACGCCGTGCTCACGCTGCAGCAGCAGGGCACGGGACTGCGCGAGACAGCCAGGCTGCTGGGGCTGTCGCGTAACACCGTGCGGCGCATCCTGCGCGAGCCGGCGGTGCGGGCCGCGCGCGTCGGTGCGGTGAACGAGGCGATGCGCCAGCGGCTTGCGCAGGTCTATGCGCGCGCCGATGGCAACGCCGTGCGCATGGGCCAGATCCTGGCCGAAGAGCACGACCAACAATTGCCCTACAGCACACTCACGCGCTGGGTGCGCCAGGCCGAGCTGCGCGAGCCGCCCAAGCGCTCGGGCGAGTACCACTTCGAGCCGGGCCAGGAGATGCAGCACGACACCTCGCCGCACCGGGTCGAGGTCGCCGGCAAGAAAATCAAGGCGCAGTGTGCAGGGTTGACGCTGGCGTATTCGCGCCGTCTGTTGGTCCAGTACTACCCCGCCTTCACACGCTTCGAGGCCAAGCACTTCCTGCTGCTGGCCGCGCAGTTCATGGACGGCACGTGTGGGCGCTGCGTGATCGACAACACGAGTGTCGTGCTGGCCGGTGGCTGCGGGGCGCACGCCGTGATCGCGCCCGAGATGGCGGCCTTCGCGCACAGCCTGGGCTTCAAGTTCCTCGCCCACCGCATCAATGATCCCAATCGAAAATCCCGGATCGAACGGCCCTTCAGGTGGGTGGAATCCAACTTCCTGCCCGGGCGCAGCTTCGCCTCCTTCGATGACCTGAACGCGCAGGCGCTGCGCTGGTGCATCGAGGTGGCCAACGCCAAACCCAAGCGAAGCCTGGGCATGTCGCCCGAGGCGGCGTACGTGATGGAGAAGCCCCATCTGCGCAGCTTGCCGGCGGTGGTCCCGGCGGTGTACGACGTGTTCGATCGCGTGGTGGACCTGTACGGCTTCGTCAGCGTGGACACCAACCGCTACTCGGTCCCCGAGCGTCTGGTGGGCAAGACGGTGACCATCTACAAGCACTATGCTCGAATCGAGATCCACTACCGCCGGGTGCCGGTGGCGAGCCATCCTCGGTTGGTCGGCGTGCGCGATGCGCGCCACACGCTGCCTGGGCATCACACGGTGCCACGGCGCGCGCCGCGTCAGCCCGCACTGCACGCACAGCTGCTGTGCGGCGAGCACCCCACGCTGGATCGATACGTCGCCGCGCTCGGCACGCACCTGCACGGTCGCGGCACGCGCGCCCTGAACCGGCTGCTGCAGCTCAAGCGCTCCTATCCACCGCAGCCCTTCCTGGCCGCGGTGGAGCAGGCGCTGAAGTACGGCCTGTTCGATCTGAGTCGGCTGGAGACCCTGGTGCTGCGGCATGTGGCGGGCGACTTCTTCGCGCTCGATGACGATGGCCAAGACGACACCCCTGACGACGCGTGA
- a CDS encoding ParB/RepB/Spo0J family partition protein, translated as MELDLHRLELRFAAMRINDAPAVQRLANSIQECGQLVECVAAGDPEAASLVLIDGYRRVAALRRLGRDTAQVQCWSCPVGQALTQVLARSGSRQFTPIEEALLLRELIDAHGLKLRDAARQCARDVSWVQRRLVLLGELPEALLAAVRSAQVSSWAATRVFAPLARANRDHANRLLASLEAHMLSTRELRTWFDHYQGAQREQRERMVEHPHLFIHTLNQRELDRDAQQLREGPERDVVGDLGHLRALLERVHRRLERLSTPVATPIARACGRVRAALPGVAGEVGRLCDDADRDAQRRAHAAAAGHGTARDSQAAGAVA; from the coding sequence ATGGAGCTGGATCTGCACCGTCTGGAGCTGCGCTTTGCGGCGATGCGCATCAACGACGCGCCGGCGGTGCAGCGGCTGGCCAATTCGATCCAGGAGTGCGGTCAGTTGGTGGAGTGCGTGGCCGCGGGCGATCCCGAGGCCGCGAGCCTGGTACTCATCGACGGCTACCGGCGCGTGGCTGCGCTTCGGCGACTGGGACGCGACACCGCGCAGGTGCAGTGCTGGAGCTGCCCGGTGGGCCAGGCGCTGACGCAAGTACTGGCGCGCTCGGGCTCACGCCAGTTCACCCCCATCGAGGAAGCGCTGCTGCTGCGCGAGCTGATCGATGCGCACGGATTGAAGCTGCGCGACGCAGCCCGTCAGTGCGCACGCGACGTGAGCTGGGTGCAGCGGCGCCTGGTGCTGCTGGGCGAACTGCCCGAGGCGCTGCTGGCGGCGGTACGCAGTGCGCAGGTATCGAGCTGGGCGGCCACGCGCGTGTTCGCGCCGTTGGCGCGCGCCAACCGCGATCACGCGAACCGGCTGCTGGCGAGCCTGGAGGCGCACATGCTGTCCACGCGCGAGCTGCGCACCTGGTTCGACCATTACCAGGGCGCGCAGCGTGAGCAGCGCGAACGCATGGTCGAGCATCCGCACCTGTTCATCCACACCTTGAACCAGCGCGAGCTCGATCGCGATGCACAGCAGCTGCGCGAGGGGCCCGAGCGCGACGTGGTGGGCGATCTTGGCCATTTGCGCGCGCTGCTGGAGCGCGTGCACCGGCGGCTCGAGCGACTGAGCACGCCGGTGGCCACGCCGATTGCGCGTGCGTGTGGCCGCGTGCGAGCCGCGTTGCCCGGGGTGGCGGGCGAAGTGGGGAGGTTGTGCGATGACGCCGATCGAGATGCGCAACGCCGTGCTCACGCTGCAGCAGCAGGGCACGGGACTGCGCGAGACAGCCAGGCTGCTGGGGCTGTCGCGTAA
- a CDS encoding (2Fe-2S)-binding protein: MSQQISVNGARRTVEVDGDTAVLWVLRDVLGMTGTKFGCGMGLCGACTIHVNGSATRSCITPVESVVGANVGTIEQLGDSRIGRALQKAWVDLEVPQCGYCQSGQLMSAASLLAKNTAPTDKDIDESMAGNICRCGTYARIREGIKTAARTLATNPGKAKS, encoded by the coding sequence ATGTCACAACAAATCTCTGTCAACGGTGCGCGTCGGACTGTGGAGGTGGACGGAGACACGGCCGTCCTTTGGGTGCTGCGTGACGTGCTCGGAATGACCGGAACGAAGTTCGGCTGCGGTATGGGACTTTGCGGTGCGTGCACGATTCACGTGAACGGAAGCGCGACCCGCTCCTGCATCACGCCCGTGGAGTCGGTGGTCGGTGCCAATGTCGGAACCATTGAACAACTCGGGGATTCGCGAATCGGTCGGGCCTTGCAGAAGGCGTGGGTCGATCTCGAAGTTCCTCAATGCGGCTATTGCCAATCCGGGCAACTCATGTCGGCTGCAAGCCTTCTCGCGAAGAACACTGCACCCACCGACAAGGACATCGACGAGTCCATGGCCGGCAACATCTGCCGCTGCGGTACCTACGCGCGCATACGAGAGGGCATCAAGACAGCTGCGCGCACGCTGGCGACCAACCCTGGCAAGGCCAAGTCATGA